AAAAATATTTCCTACTTTTATGATTGAAATGATAAGAGTGGGCGAGACTAGTGGAAAGCTAGGTGAAGTATTAGCGAAATTATCTGAATATTATGAAAAGGAAAACAATATAATTTCCACTATAAAAGCTTCTCTTATATATCCAGCAGTAACTTTGATAACTTCTATATTCATTGTAATGTTTTTGATGATTAAAATAATACCACAATTTACAGATATTATACAGTCAAATGGGGGTGAAATACCAACTTTGACCAGAGTGGTAATGTACGTATGCCAATTTTTAAAGTTTTACTATTTGCAAGGAACTATAATTATAAGTTTAATTCTATTGTTCAGCTATAAATTTAGTAAAAGCAGCAGGGGAAGAAAAATTAGAGAGAGTATAAAGTTTAGAATACCTTATTTTAACAAGATGTATAATAAAATGTTTATTTTTAAAATATGTTCAGCTATGACTGTACTTAGTGAATCAGGAGTTAACATATTGAAGGCTTTAAAAATAATTAGGAATTTGATTGGAAGTGAAATTATGGCTGAAAGATTAGAAAACTCAATAAAATACATAGAACAAGGAGAAGGTATGAGCGATGCCTTAAATAAGGCAAAAATAAATGATAAATTATTCATATCCCTTGTTGCTACAGGGGAGGAAACGGGACAGATTGATTTAA
The genomic region above belongs to Clostridium sp. AWRP and contains:
- a CDS encoding type II secretion system F family protein — protein: MDISILCSQLSVMLGAGISISRVLDNLETQCNKSSLRLALKSIKEDVIKGQSIHSSMAKLKKIFPTFMIEMIRVGETSGKLGEVLAKLSEYYEKENNIISTIKASLIYPAVTLITSIFIVMFLMIKIIPQFTDIIQSNGGEIPTLTRVVMYVCQFLKFYYLQGTIIISLILLFSYKFSKSSRGRKIRESIKFRIPYFNKMYNKMFIFKICSAMTVLSESGVNILKALKIIRNLIGSEIMAERLENSIKYIEQGEGMSDALNKAKINDKLFISLVATGEETGQIDLMFAKLEKLFGSELDRYFEKATKVIEPMIIIILSLFVGIFIISALMPIFTIMDSTL